DNA from Homo sapiens chromosome 1, GRCh38.p14 Primary Assembly:
GCCTAGATTAAGACTGTCCTGGAATGCTAAGCTCAGATTTCCATGGGGAAGGTCTTCCTTAGGTCAGGAGCTACTGTCGGGTGGGAAACTATTTCTACAGAGTCACCCAGCCCTACACACTCTTTCCACTCTTTcacacacatctttttttttttttttttttattatactctaagttttagggtacatgtgcacattgtgcaggttagttacatatgtatacatgtgccatgctggtgcgctgcacccactaatgtgtcatctagcattaggtatatctcccaatgctatccctcccccctcccccgaccccaccacagtccccagagtgtgatattccccttcctgtttcACACACATCTTTCACACACACTGTGCATACAACCACGTGCCAATCCTGCCCCCATAAACATTGCTTTTGGATTTGGAGCCAAACATCCTGGCACCCGGCAGCTAGGAGTGCAGCTATTTAGAGGAATGGCTTGAAGCAGCTCCATTTCTGTGTCCCAGGTAGTGTAAcaataagacattttaaattcTCAGAGAAAAGCCTGACCCTACGCAAAATCTCCCAGTGGGTGAAGCCTATTCTCAGCCTCCTCTCTCTGTGcatctttttccttccttggaGATTGTTCCCTTCTCTCCTGTTCCCCCACTTCAGATCCTGATACCTTCCCAAGCTCTTCCATGTTCCTCTTTGCCAAAACTGGTTAAAGGAGAACATTCACTATCACTCATTATTCACAGCCTGGTTTAATTTCATATGCACTTACCTTGGTCTTTCTGTCTGTGAGTGAGTGAAATCTCAAAGGCTGTTGAGTCGGGATCATCATCGGGGAGAGGGATGAGGTAGAGAGGGAGATTCTCTGGATTGTTTTCCATACCAAGGAGGTAGACAGCCTTTCCCATTACTAGGCCAGTTCTGCCTAGAGGCCTTTAGCAGTTTCTCACCCTGTGTCCATCTCCCTTAGATGTACTTGGTGGTCTCTGTCTGGGAGGAGGCCTGTGGTGTTTCCTTACAGGGGGCCACCCTGTGATTGAAAGCCCAGGACTTTTAAGTAAAGTTGCCTGGTGCTTCCTGAATGcccaggagagaggaagaagctgACAGAAGGATAGAGATAGGTAGGGATCTTGCAGAGAGATGCCACGCAGGCCCCACAGCTGCCCAGGGATGATCAGGCTTCCCTACCTCCTACCTCTCCTATGTCTTGGTGTTTGCAGTAGGGGCCGACCTGCTGGAAAAGAATCTTGCTGAGATACAGAACCTGCGCCAGCGCCTGGAGGAGTCCATCAGTCTCAATGACCGCCTGAGGGAGAGGCTGCAGCATGTGCTTAGCAATGGTGACCAAGGAAAAGGTAGAAAGGCagaaattttatgtttctgtCCACGTCTAGGGAGTCTCAAAAGGGCACATAGCTTCTTGGGGCAGAGTTTTACCGGTTTAAAGCACATTGGTGTGCATGATTTCACTTGTTCCTTACAATTAGCCCAGATAGGGAAGCAGAAGGGTACTATTGCTCCCACTGAGTGGTTTGCCCCAAGCAGGGATAGGTCTAATTCTCAGGACTATCTGAAGTGATGTCATTCTTATATGTCCTTATACTGCCTGGTGCTGTTCTTGGGCTTGTGGCCTGACTGGCGAGTGGTAGCACCAAGGTTTCCATGGTGCCCACTTCAGCAGAATGAGAGCAACGTTCCACCTTTATGCCATTACTACATGCCTTTGATATCACCTGGCTCTTCTCTTGTGCTAATGACCCTTATTTCCACACTCTTCACCCTGGATGCTCTCACTTGGAGACCAGTTCTTCCCCATCCCTTCTTCTCTCGTATTAAAGCCAGAAGAATGATGACCTACAACATCATAACTGAAGCCAATTAGTGGGAAAGACCCTGATCCATACCTGAAGCCACTTCACATGAGAGTGTGTGGCCTACTCTGGTGTGCCCAGCAAAACCTGAGCCTGAGCCATATTGCACTGCTATCCCAGTGCAGGAGGACCGCAGGTTTTCAGATTAGCTGAGACTAAAACTTTAATGGGTGCAGGAAAGTACATCTTTGAAAGTATCTGTTACCTAAAGGTATGACTTGTCTGGGTTGTTTTTATTCCCTGTGAAGTATCTACCTCCATCTTCCATGGGTAGGACCTGTAGTCCACACCCTAGTTGTGCAACAGGAAAAGGGCTCAGGGAAGCAAACTGGAGTTTTCAGGCTTCCAGAAGGAAAAAATCAAAGCTGAAGTCACTTccatatttcttcctttctgcagCAATGCCCAGTTGTAGAAGCAAAGAGAAGTAGGCAGCACAAAAGTTGACCAGATCCACACAGCCTAAAACTATAATAGCTTATTCCCAATCTAGATAAGGCTGCTTCTTAAAAGATCCCACCTACATGTTCGCAGACTCCTGGCTCCAGGAGTAAATATCTCTGGAAAATCTACATGTCATGTTTAAGTTCCTTTCCCAATCTTTGCAGATAATCAGAGAGTCACTAGCTGTCAACTAGAAAGCTTGGtgtctctcttcctgtctttcccACTTTCACCTGGGTACGGAATAGGAGAGAAGAAATTAAGTTTTTGTTTGGTACAATCAATGAATCTCCTAAATCCCTCCAGACTTCATTGCagccctgtctctccctccctagGTACTGCACAGTCCACTGTAGCCCCTCATTCATATACTCAGAGTCACTCTTCTGGCTGTGGCGAGGACATCCTGTGACATGATGCCTAGAGAGTCTGGAAGAATGTTCTCCAGAACTTTTCCAGCCCTATCCAACAGAATTCTTGGGTGGGAACTTGGAGGCATTGGATATTATCTTTAAATGAAGAgatcaaattaataaattatttttaaaattaatgtttatatttatttattgaacacctataaAGAGTAAAATTTgtgtagaaaagaataaaaccagaATGGTCTGAAATGTGTGGAAAAGGTTAAAGGAGAAATGAGTTTTCTTTATTAGCTATCTCTGTTTCAGAAGACTAGAATGGGAATTTCACTGCTGTGGGAAGGtaagaaatattaatagataGTGAGGATGTAGAATTCCTTGACTTCCATTACATGCTTAGGAAGAACAGAAAAACTGTCACATGTGAAAGGATTGCAGAATAAAAtctgaatgttttaaaatgaggACAACTTACCATACCAGGTGAGCTTCACTCAAGAGAATGACAGAACTCGTGAAGAGCACGCTTGCCTCGAGCCTGGaatatagccattctgactactgtgagatgatatctcactgtagttttaatttgcatttctctgatgattagtgatgtgcattttttcatatgtttgttggccgcttgtatgtgttcttttgataagtgtctagccatgtcctttgcccattttttaaatagggttatttggttttgtcttgttgatttaagttccttatagagtctggatattagtcctttgtcaggtgcatagttttcaaatattttctcccattctgtaggttgtctgtttactctgttgattatttcttttgctgtgcagaagctttttaagtcccatttgtcaattttcgtttttgttgcatttgcttttgaggtcttagtcataggccaatgtcaagaagaggttttcctaggttttcttctagcatttttatggTTTGACGTCCTATATTTAAGTCTGTAAACcatctgaattaatttttgtatatggtgggaggtaggggtccagtttcattcttctgcatttggctagccagttttcccagcaccatttattaaatagggtatcattttcctcattgtttatttttgtcaactttgttaaagatcagttggttgtaggtgtgtgactttatttctgggttctctattcttatCCATTGAttcatgtgtctatttttgtgtcggtaccttgctgtttttgttgctatagccttgtagtatagtttgaagttaggtaatgtgatgcctctggatttgttctttttgctttggattgctTGACTATTCGGGCCGTTTTTTGGTTccatggggattttttttttttttttttgagacagggtctcactctgtcacccaggctagagtgtagtggcatgatctcggctcacttcaacctctgcctctgggtttaagtgattctcccacctcagcctcttgaattagctgggactataggtgtgtgctaccacgcctgctaacttttgtgtgttttggtagagatggggtttcaccgtattggccaggctgcccttgaactcctgacctcaagtgatcctcctgcctcagcctcccaaagtgctgggattacaggtgtgagccacaatgtcCAGCCCcataagaattttataattttttttttaaattctgtaaaaaatgacattggtaactTGATAGGAATTGCGTTGaatctttagattgctttggatagaatggtcattttaacaatattgattcttccagtccacaagcatggaatgttttcccatttgtttgtgttgtctattatt
Protein-coding regions in this window:
- the LOC101929805 gene encoding myomegalin-like; protein product: MRPQKMNASGDLASFSSLYQPNSETSVGADLLEKNLAEIQNLRQRLEESISLNDRLRERLQHVLSNGDQGKDNQRVTSCQLESLVSLFLSFPLSPGYGIGEKKLSFCLVQSMNLLNPSRLHCSPVSPSLGTAQSTVAPHSYTQSHSSGCGEDIL